A single region of the Azospirillum fermentarium genome encodes:
- a CDS encoding helix-turn-helix domain-containing protein, whose product MASYRDLDTPGDIIGQRRKELHMTQTEIARKMGYRNPNFLSMMESGTSRVPLERCQEIADILEMDQIWFLQRVLADHFPGVASTLFAVESLERMLADARRRQTGSTP is encoded by the coding sequence ATGGCTTCTTATCGCGATCTGGACACGCCGGGGGACATCATCGGGCAGCGCCGCAAGGAGCTGCACATGACCCAGACCGAAATCGCCCGCAAGATGGGTTACCGGAACCCGAATTTCCTGTCGATGATGGAATCCGGCACCTCCCGCGTCCCGCTCGAACGGTGCCAGGAAATCGCCGATATCCTGGAGATGGACCAGATCTGGTTCCTGCAACGGGTTCTGGCCGACCATTTCCCCGGCGTCGCCAGCACGCTCTTTGCGGTGGAAAGCCTGGAGCGGATGCTGGCCGACGCCCGCCGGCGTCAGACCGGGAGCACGCCCTGA
- a CDS encoding HU family DNA-binding protein: MSSPKETTGASGPVPDGGEAAPGAKRPVVKARTIIEDIHRATGFERGQIGLTLTALYNAVAERLKGGEDVVLQDFVSFSVKEYRERDYFVPPTQEYISRGPASRLRVQPATTFKKRV, from the coding sequence TTGTCATCACCGAAGGAGACCACGGGGGCCTCCGGCCCTGTGCCGGATGGCGGCGAGGCCGCACCCGGCGCGAAGCGGCCCGTCGTGAAGGCCCGCACCATCATCGAGGATATCCATCGGGCCACCGGCTTCGAGCGGGGCCAGATCGGTCTGACCCTGACCGCGCTCTACAACGCCGTGGCCGAGCGGCTGAAGGGCGGGGAGGATGTGGTCCTGCAGGATTTCGTGTCGTTTTCGGTCAAGGAATACCGGGAGCGGGATTATTTCGTTCCCCCCACCCAGGAATATATCTCGCGCGGGCCGGCCAGCCGCCTGCGGGTTCAGCCGGCGACCACGTTCAAGAAACGCGTTTGA
- a CDS encoding non-ribosomal peptide synthetase/type I polyketide synthase, whose protein sequence is MTPIDAFLAQLRGLGVALSVQGEELRCRAPKGTLTPDLTRELSARKAEVIAFLLRAQALTAGAGTAIPPVPRGGDLPLSFGQQRLWFLDRLEGPSATYTMPMAVRLEGDLDVPALERALAEIVRRHESLRTNFVLRGAQPVLVIHDTADCPLTLRPLPPGLDEDAAIAALVADEAGRCFDLENGRLVQATLVPLSRGHLFLLTMHHIVSDGWSLDVLVRELTSLYGAFRHGQPSPLAPLPLQYADVAHWQRNRLQGAFLAGEIAYWRTKLAGIPEVLALPTDRPRPPVQTYRGASLAGVLDAGLTRSLRELGQSAGTTLYMTLLAGFAILLGRYSTLSDVVVGTPVANRPRTEMEGLIGLFINTLAVRVDLSGDPTVRIVLDRVRLTGMEALEHQELPFEQLVEELRPARALSYSPLVQVSFQLRAPTERIEAAGLTLIPVEQEETSAKFDLSLTVQERAADLAVFWNYNPDLFDAATIGRMMGHYRVLLAGMAAAPDAPVPDLAMMDADERRAVIHAPNRTRVDYPRERTVPDLFDDTAARVPHRVAVRFGDQDITYAALRARADALAAHLRTLGVGPETRVALCVERSADMVVALLAILKAGGAYIPLDPAYPPDRLALVIDDARPALAITQRHLRSLFPDGAVPVLCLEDDWAPAPAHRAAACAAAPGNTAYVIYTSGSTGRPKGVAVEHRALLNFLLSMQREPGFAEHDTLLAVTTVSFDIAALELYLPLITGGRLVVAERETTLDGQALQAALAARAVTVMQATPATWRILVDTGWRPPAGFTALCGGEALPRALSRALLGKGVRLWNLYGPTETTVWSAVSEVPPADVGEEGVEPVGHPIANTQIHVLGPNARPLPIGVPGELYIGGDGLARGYLNKPGMTAERYVPDPFATEPGARLYRTGDLVRRLAAGPIEFLGRIDHQVKIRGFRIELGEIETALRRHDGVRDAIVLAREDAPGDKRLVAYIVASTTPAPGAGDLRTFLRDAVPAYMIPAAFVMMDAYPLTPNGKADRKALPAPDTGASAPRAAPAAPQTALEARVAAVWQTVLRLDAVGIDDNFFDLGGHSLLLTQVHEALRGETARPFPLITLFQYPTVRTLAAWLAADDRAVAVSASAAAPRRGSRAIAIIGLSGRFPGADDLETFWANLRDGRESIRFFSDEELLAAGMPPEMIADPAYVPANGCLSDVAGFDAGFFGVTPSEAEVMDPQHRLFLETAWHTLENAGYAGNRAGNRIGVFAGSSHAGYLARNLLPSLFAGRAIDVQQMIFTNDKDFLPTRTSYALDLRGPSVTVQTACSTSLVALHMACNSLLDGECDMALAGAVAIKLPQVSGYTYQEGMIHSPDGHCRAFDADANGTTWGSGVAAVLLKPLDAAIADRDTIHAVITGSAINNDGALKVSFTAPGVEAQAEVIATAQARAGVTAADISYVETHGTGTRFGDPIEVAALTRAFRAGTDAVQTCALGAVKTNIGHLDTAAGMAGLVKTVLALQHRQIPPTLHFRRGNPEIDFANSPFFVNDRLRGWDGGAGPRRAGVSSFGIGGTNAHVIVEEAPARTASSAHRARHLLLLSARSPAALERARAALAAHLDAHPDTDPADAAYTLAVGRRAFAHRAAVVCRDGAEAVRLLSSPDPRPAPPAPASPPGVVFLFPGQGSQYAGMGAELYRTEPVFRTWIDRGAERLRERLGLDLRTLLSPAPDARAAADERLSQTWLTQPALFLTEYALAQTWMAWGITPSAMIGHSLGEYTAACLAGVFDFDTALDIVAERGRLIWELPGGAMLAVARPAEEVAGWLSGDLDLAGINGVQECTVSGPEAAVTALAQRLAERDIPCRRLRTSHAFHSALMDPAVAPFTALLRTVRLNPPTVPFVSNLTGTWITAEQATDPAYWARHLRHAVRFADGIAAALDTPAAIPLEVGPGTVLTALTRRHPVAGGRPVLPSFPRPAGPEEETETAGMLDSLGRLWAAGVAVDWDGFYAGDRLSRIPLPGYAFDRQRYFIDDPGHEALIPRHDPQKRLPLDAWFTLPAWKPSLAPRLDATAIAAQPGTWLVFGGGSALERRIVERLAAAGCDIVTVAAGDRYGRNGEAFTLRPSVPEDYTALITALDGRPLRMVLHLWPLTVALDAGFDAVQAAGYGSLLLLGRALAGRRAGEMLTIAVIARHLHDVGGGDTVDPDAATLLGPCLVLPQEVPAITVRCLDIPGGHAGGLADALLADLLAGAPDPLVAYRGNRRFVPGFEAVTLDPPPAAATGWREGGVYLITGGLGRVGLMLARFLAGTVRARLVLVGSSPFPAREEWDRQPAGGPAAAIIRQVREMEALGAAVLTIRADVADEAALRAAFDLAEERFGPVHGVIHAAGRLNDASYLATIATVGAAETAAQFAPKVHGLRVLERVLDGRDVDFCLVISSTSAVLGGYGFAAYAAANAFADAFVTRQAQQDGGTRWLSVGCDGWRFDGPPDSGPVFTMTPAESLEALARVVAHVPVGRVILSTGDIRARYDQWVRRTTAPVPVQPAAVRSEIQHERPALATTYAAPATAAESRLVALWQELFGFTTVGVHDNFFDLGGDSLLAIRHMTMVKESFGTQLPLTVLLAQPTIRELAQALGGPATAFSPLVPIQTEGAAAPFFCVPGTGGTVLYLRALALELKAHGRPFYGLQAAGLDGAAPPLERIEDIAAQNVAALKTVQPHGPYLLGGHSFGSWVAFEMARQLLAAGETVAGVAVLDTGVPGARDRSVMEDWDNARWILTIADILSAMFGKPHGLTDGDVAGRSWDEQVTALTRAMEAMGAVQAGTDTAEIRGFAEVYRAQARIAYQPPADVKAPIALFRAEEALEDFLSGMPAALRGDPLWGWGNFSAGAPVLEPVPGNHLTMMTPPHAAPLAARLHAVLSAFEARAP, encoded by the coding sequence GTGACCCCCATCGACGCCTTCCTTGCCCAGTTGCGCGGCCTGGGCGTTGCGCTGTCGGTCCAGGGGGAGGAATTGCGGTGCCGGGCGCCCAAGGGCACCCTGACCCCCGACCTGACGCGGGAGCTGTCGGCCCGCAAGGCCGAGGTCATCGCCTTTCTGCTGCGGGCGCAGGCGCTGACAGCCGGGGCCGGGACCGCCATCCCCCCGGTCCCGCGCGGCGGTGACCTGCCGCTGTCGTTCGGGCAGCAGCGGCTGTGGTTCCTCGACCGGCTGGAGGGGCCGTCGGCCACATACACCATGCCCATGGCCGTGCGGCTGGAAGGGGATCTGGACGTGCCGGCGCTGGAACGGGCGCTGGCCGAAATCGTGCGCCGTCACGAAAGCCTGCGCACCAACTTCGTCCTGCGCGGCGCCCAGCCGGTGCTGGTGATCCACGACACGGCGGACTGCCCCCTGACCCTGCGGCCCCTGCCGCCGGGCCTGGATGAGGACGCGGCCATCGCGGCGCTGGTGGCGGACGAGGCCGGGCGCTGCTTCGATCTGGAAAACGGGCGGCTGGTGCAGGCCACGCTGGTGCCGCTGTCCCGCGGGCATCTGTTCCTGCTGACCATGCACCACATCGTGTCCGACGGGTGGTCGCTGGACGTGCTGGTGCGGGAACTGACCAGCCTCTACGGTGCCTTCCGCCACGGGCAGCCGTCGCCGCTGGCCCCGCTGCCGCTGCAATACGCCGACGTCGCCCATTGGCAGCGCAACCGCCTGCAAGGCGCTTTCCTGGCCGGCGAAATCGCCTATTGGCGCACCAAGCTGGCCGGGATACCCGAGGTTCTGGCCCTGCCCACCGACCGGCCCCGCCCGCCGGTCCAGACCTACCGCGGGGCGAGCCTGGCCGGGGTGCTGGACGCGGGCCTGACCCGGAGCCTGCGCGAGTTGGGGCAGAGTGCCGGCACCACCCTCTACATGACGCTGCTGGCCGGCTTCGCCATCCTGCTGGGGCGCTACAGCACCCTGTCCGACGTGGTGGTGGGCACCCCCGTCGCCAACCGCCCCCGCACGGAGATGGAGGGGCTGATCGGCCTGTTCATCAACACGCTGGCGGTGCGCGTGGACCTGTCGGGCGACCCCACCGTGCGCATCGTGCTGGACCGCGTGCGGCTGACGGGGATGGAGGCGCTGGAGCATCAGGAACTGCCCTTCGAGCAGTTGGTGGAGGAATTGCGCCCGGCCCGTGCGCTCAGCTATTCGCCGCTGGTGCAGGTGTCGTTCCAACTGCGCGCGCCCACCGAACGCATCGAGGCCGCCGGCCTGACCCTGATCCCGGTGGAGCAGGAGGAAACCAGCGCCAAATTCGACCTGAGCCTGACCGTGCAGGAGCGGGCGGCGGATCTGGCGGTGTTCTGGAACTACAACCCCGACCTGTTCGACGCGGCGACCATCGGGCGCATGATGGGCCATTACCGGGTGCTGCTGGCGGGCATGGCCGCCGCCCCCGACGCCCCCGTGCCCGATCTGGCGATGATGGACGCCGACGAGCGGCGCGCCGTGATCCACGCCCCCAACCGGACCCGCGTGGACTACCCGCGCGAACGCACCGTCCCCGACCTGTTCGACGACACGGCGGCGCGGGTGCCCCACCGGGTAGCGGTCCGTTTCGGCGATCAGGACATCACCTACGCCGCCCTGCGCGCACGGGCCGACGCGCTGGCCGCGCACCTGCGCACCCTGGGCGTGGGGCCGGAAACGCGGGTGGCCCTGTGCGTCGAACGCTCGGCGGACATGGTCGTCGCGCTGCTGGCGATCCTGAAGGCCGGCGGCGCCTATATCCCGCTCGACCCCGCCTATCCGCCCGACCGGCTGGCGCTGGTCATCGACGACGCCCGCCCGGCGCTGGCGATCACCCAGCGGCACCTGCGGTCCCTGTTCCCCGACGGGGCGGTGCCGGTCCTGTGCCTGGAGGATGATTGGGCGCCCGCACCCGCCCACCGTGCCGCGGCGTGCGCGGCGGCCCCCGGCAACACGGCGTATGTGATCTACACCTCCGGCTCCACCGGGCGGCCCAAGGGGGTGGCGGTGGAGCACCGGGCGCTGCTGAACTTCCTGCTGTCCATGCAGCGGGAACCAGGGTTCGCCGAGCACGACACGCTGCTGGCGGTCACCACCGTCTCGTTCGACATCGCCGCCCTGGAACTCTATCTGCCGCTCATCACCGGGGGCCGGCTGGTGGTGGCGGAGCGGGAAACCACGCTGGACGGACAGGCGCTTCAGGCCGCACTCGCCGCCCGTGCCGTCACCGTCATGCAGGCCACCCCCGCCACCTGGCGCATCCTGGTTGACACCGGCTGGCGCCCGCCCGCCGGCTTCACCGCGCTCTGCGGGGGGGAGGCGCTGCCGCGCGCGCTGTCGCGGGCGCTGCTGGGCAAGGGCGTCCGGCTGTGGAACCTCTACGGCCCGACCGAAACCACCGTGTGGTCCGCCGTGTCCGAAGTCCCCCCCGCCGACGTGGGCGAGGAAGGGGTGGAGCCGGTGGGCCATCCCATCGCCAACACCCAGATCCACGTGCTGGGGCCGAACGCCCGGCCCCTGCCCATCGGCGTTCCGGGCGAGCTGTACATCGGCGGCGACGGGCTGGCCCGCGGCTATCTGAACAAGCCCGGCATGACCGCCGAGCGCTACGTCCCCGACCCCTTCGCCACCGAACCGGGCGCCCGCCTCTACCGCACCGGCGATCTGGTGCGCCGTCTGGCCGCCGGCCCCATCGAGTTCCTGGGCCGCATCGACCATCAGGTGAAGATCCGCGGCTTCCGCATCGAGTTGGGGGAGATCGAAACGGCGCTGCGCCGCCACGACGGCGTGCGCGACGCCATCGTTTTGGCGCGGGAGGATGCGCCGGGCGACAAGCGGCTGGTGGCCTATATCGTGGCATCCACCACCCCGGCGCCCGGTGCCGGGGATTTGCGCACGTTCCTGCGCGACGCGGTGCCGGCGTACATGATCCCCGCCGCCTTCGTCATGATGGACGCCTACCCCCTGACCCCCAACGGCAAGGCCGACCGCAAGGCGCTGCCGGCCCCCGACACAGGGGCATCGGCCCCGCGCGCCGCCCCCGCCGCACCGCAAACGGCGCTGGAAGCGCGGGTGGCCGCGGTGTGGCAGACGGTGCTGCGCCTGGACGCCGTGGGCATCGACGACAACTTCTTCGACCTCGGCGGCCATTCGCTGCTGCTGACCCAGGTGCACGAGGCGCTGCGGGGGGAAACCGCGCGGCCCTTCCCCCTCATCACCCTGTTCCAGTACCCCACCGTCCGCACCCTGGCCGCGTGGCTGGCGGCGGACGACCGGGCGGTCGCGGTGTCGGCGTCCGCCGCGGCCCCCCGCCGCGGTTCCCGCGCCATCGCCATCATCGGGCTATCCGGGCGCTTCCCCGGTGCCGATGACCTTGAGACCTTCTGGGCCAACCTGCGCGACGGGCGCGAGTCCATCCGCTTCTTCTCGGATGAAGAACTGCTGGCGGCGGGGATGCCGCCGGAGATGATTGCCGATCCCGCCTATGTGCCGGCCAACGGCTGCCTGTCGGACGTGGCGGGGTTCGACGCCGGCTTCTTCGGCGTCACCCCGTCGGAAGCGGAGGTGATGGACCCCCAGCACCGGCTGTTCCTGGAAACCGCGTGGCACACGCTGGAGAACGCCGGCTATGCCGGCAACCGGGCGGGCAACCGCATCGGGGTGTTCGCCGGGTCCAGCCACGCCGGGTATCTGGCGCGCAATCTGCTGCCCAGCCTGTTCGCCGGCCGGGCGATCGACGTGCAGCAGATGATCTTCACCAACGACAAGGATTTCCTGCCCACCCGCACCTCGTACGCCCTGGACCTGAGGGGGCCGAGCGTGACGGTGCAGACCGCCTGCTCCACCTCGCTGGTGGCGCTGCACATGGCGTGCAACAGCCTGCTCGACGGGGAATGCGACATGGCGCTGGCCGGTGCGGTGGCGATCAAGCTGCCGCAGGTGTCGGGCTATACCTATCAGGAGGGGATGATCCATTCGCCCGACGGCCATTGCCGGGCGTTCGACGCCGACGCCAACGGCACCACCTGGGGCAGCGGGGTGGCCGCGGTGCTGCTGAAGCCGCTGGACGCGGCCATCGCCGACCGCGACACCATCCACGCCGTCATCACGGGATCGGCCATCAACAACGACGGCGCGCTGAAGGTTTCCTTCACCGCGCCGGGGGTGGAGGCGCAGGCCGAGGTCATCGCCACCGCACAGGCACGGGCCGGGGTGACCGCCGCCGATATCTCGTACGTGGAAACCCACGGCACCGGCACCCGCTTCGGCGACCCCATCGAGGTGGCGGCCCTGACCCGCGCGTTCCGGGCCGGGACCGACGCGGTGCAGACCTGCGCGCTGGGGGCGGTGAAGACCAACATCGGCCATCTGGACACCGCCGCCGGCATGGCCGGGCTGGTCAAGACCGTGCTGGCGCTCCAGCACCGGCAGATCCCGCCGACACTGCATTTCCGCCGCGGCAACCCCGAGATCGACTTCGCCAACAGCCCGTTCTTCGTCAACGACCGGCTGCGCGGTTGGGACGGGGGCGCCGGCCCACGCCGGGCGGGCGTCAGCTCGTTCGGCATCGGCGGCACCAACGCCCACGTGATCGTGGAGGAGGCGCCCGCCCGCACCGCCTCGTCGGCCCACCGCGCCCGCCACCTGCTGCTGCTGTCGGCCCGCAGCCCGGCGGCGCTGGAGCGTGCCCGCGCCGCCCTGGCCGCCCATCTGGACGCGCACCCGGACACCGACCCCGCCGACGCCGCCTATACCCTGGCGGTGGGGCGCCGGGCCTTCGCCCACCGCGCGGCGGTGGTCTGCCGCGACGGGGCCGAGGCGGTGCGGCTGCTGTCATCCCCCGATCCCCGCCCGGCGCCGCCGGCCCCGGCCAGCCCGCCCGGCGTGGTGTTCCTGTTCCCCGGCCAGGGCAGCCAGTACGCCGGCATGGGAGCGGAGCTTTACCGCACGGAACCCGTGTTCCGCACCTGGATCGACCGCGGGGCGGAGCGGCTGCGCGAACGGCTGGGGCTGGACCTGCGCACCCTGCTCTCCCCCGCCCCGGACGCCCGCGCGGCGGCGGACGAACGCCTGTCGCAGACGTGGCTGACCCAGCCGGCCCTGTTCCTGACCGAATACGCCCTGGCGCAAACCTGGATGGCGTGGGGGATCACGCCCAGCGCCATGATCGGCCACAGCCTGGGCGAATACACCGCCGCCTGTCTGGCCGGGGTGTTCGATTTCGACACCGCCCTGGACATCGTGGCGGAACGGGGGCGGCTGATCTGGGAACTGCCGGGTGGGGCCATGCTGGCCGTCGCCCGCCCCGCGGAAGAGGTCGCGGGGTGGCTGTCCGGCGATCTGGATCTGGCCGGGATCAACGGGGTGCAGGAATGCACCGTCTCCGGCCCCGAGGCAGCCGTCACGGCGCTGGCGCAGCGGCTGGCGGAGCGGGACATCCCGTGCCGGCGGCTGCGCACCTCCCACGCCTTCCATTCGGCGCTGATGGACCCGGCGGTGGCGCCCTTCACGGCGCTGCTGCGCACGGTGCGGCTCAACCCGCCCACGGTGCCGTTCGTGTCCAACCTGACCGGCACCTGGATCACCGCGGAACAGGCCACCGATCCCGCCTATTGGGCGCGCCACCTGCGCCACGCCGTGCGCTTTGCCGACGGCATCGCCGCGGCCCTGGACACCCCCGCCGCCATCCCGCTGGAGGTGGGGCCGGGCACGGTGCTGACCGCCCTGACCCGCCGCCACCCGGTGGCGGGCGGGCGCCCCGTGCTGCCGTCCTTCCCCCGCCCCGCGGGGCCGGAGGAGGAGACCGAGACGGCGGGGATGCTGGACAGCCTGGGCCGGCTGTGGGCCGCGGGCGTGGCGGTGGATTGGGACGGTTTCTACGCCGGCGACCGGCTGTCGCGCATCCCCCTGCCCGGCTATGCCTTCGACCGCCAGCGGTACTTCATCGACGATCCCGGCCACGAGGCCCTTATTCCCCGGCACGATCCGCAAAAGAGGCTGCCGCTGGACGCGTGGTTCACGCTCCCGGCGTGGAAGCCGTCGCTGGCCCCGCGCCTGGACGCAACCGCCATCGCCGCCCAGCCGGGCACCTGGCTGGTGTTCGGCGGCGGCTCGGCCCTGGAGCGGCGGATCGTGGAGCGGCTGGCCGCGGCGGGATGTGACATCGTTACCGTCGCAGCCGGCGACCGTTACGGGCGTAACGGCGAAGCCTTCACCCTCCGCCCCTCGGTGCCGGAGGATTACACCGCACTCATCACCGCGCTGGACGGCCGCCCGCTGCGCATGGTGCTGCACCTCTGGCCGCTGACGGTGGCCCTGGATGCCGGGTTCGACGCGGTGCAGGCGGCGGGTTACGGCAGCCTGCTGCTGCTGGGCCGCGCGCTGGCCGGGCGGCGGGCGGGGGAGATGCTGACCATCGCGGTCATCGCCCGCCACCTGCACGACGTGGGCGGCGGCGACACGGTGGACCCGGACGCGGCGACGCTGCTCGGCCCCTGTCTGGTGCTGCCGCAGGAGGTGCCGGCGATCACCGTCCGCTGCCTGGACATTCCCGGCGGCCACGCCGGCGGGCTGGCCGATGCGCTGCTGGCCGACCTGCTGGCGGGGGCGCCCGATCCCCTGGTCGCCTACCGCGGCAACCGCCGCTTCGTGCCCGGTTTCGAAGCGGTGACCCTGGACCCGCCCCCCGCCGCCGCCACCGGCTGGCGCGAGGGCGGGGTCTATCTCATCACCGGCGGGCTGGGCCGGGTGGGGCTGATGCTGGCCCGCTTCCTGGCCGGCACCGTGCGGGCGCGGCTGGTGCTGGTGGGATCGTCCCCCTTCCCCGCGCGGGAGGAGTGGGACCGCCAGCCGGCGGGCGGACCCGCCGCCGCCATCATCCGCCAGGTGCGGGAGATGGAGGCGCTGGGGGCCGCGGTGCTGACAATCCGGGCCGACGTGGCGGACGAGGCGGCCCTGCGCGCCGCCTTCGATCTGGCCGAGGAACGCTTCGGCCCCGTGCATGGGGTGATCCACGCCGCCGGGCGGCTCAACGACGCCTCCTACCTCGCCACCATCGCCACGGTGGGGGCGGCGGAAACGGCGGCGCAGTTCGCGCCCAAGGTCCACGGCCTGCGCGTGCTGGAACGGGTGCTGGACGGGCGGGACGTGGATTTCTGTCTGGTGATCTCCTCCACCTCCGCTGTGCTGGGCGGGTACGGCTTTGCCGCCTATGCCGCGGCCAACGCCTTCGCCGACGCCTTCGTCACCCGGCAGGCACAGCAGGACGGCGGCACCCGCTGGCTGAGCGTGGGGTGCGACGGCTGGCGGTTCGACGGGCCGCCGGACTCCGGCCCCGTCTTCACCATGACGCCGGCGGAATCGCTGGAGGCGCTGGCGCGGGTGGTGGCCCATGTTCCGGTGGGCCGGGTGATCCTGTCCACCGGCGACATCCGGGCGCGCTATGACCAATGGGTCCGGCGCACCACTGCCCCCGTGCCGGTGCAGCCGGCGGCTGTCCGGTCCGAGATCCAGCACGAGCGCCCGGCCCTGGCCACCACCTACGCCGCCCCGGCCACCGCGGCCGAATCCCGGCTGGTGGCGCTGTGGCAGGAGTTGTTCGGCTTCACCACCGTGGGCGTCCACGACAACTTCTTCGATCTGGGCGGCGATTCCCTGCTGGCGATCCGCCACATGACCATGGTGAAGGAGAGCTTCGGCACCCAGCTTCCCCTGACGGTGCTGCTGGCCCAGCCGACCATCCGCGAACTGGCCCAGGCGCTGGGCGGGCCGGCCACCGCCTTCTCCCCCCTGGTGCCGATCCAGACGGAGGGGGCGGCGGCGCCGTTTTTCTGCGTGCCGGGCACGGGCGGGACGGTGCTCTACCTGCGCGCCCTGGCCTTGGAACTGAAGGCGCACGGTCGCCCCTTCTACGGGCTGCAGGCTGCCGGGCTGGACGGTGCCGCCCCGCCGCTGGAGCGGATCGAGGACATCGCCGCCCAGAACGTGGCGGCGCTGAAGACGGTGCAGCCCCACGGCCCCTATCTGCTGGGCGGGCATTCGTTCGGAAGCTGGGTCGCCTTCGAAATGGCCCGCCAGTTGCTGGCCGCCGGGGAGACGGTGGCGGGGGTGGCGGTGCTCGACACCGGCGTGCCCGGCGCGCGGGACCGTTCGGTGATGGAGGACTGGGACAACGCGCGGTGGATCCTGACCATCGCCGACATCCTGTCGGCCATGTTCGGCAAGCCCCACGGGCTGACCGACGGCGACGTGGCGGGCCGGTCGTGGGACGAGCAGGTGACGGCCCTCACCCGCGCCATGGAGGCCATGGGCGCGGTGCAGGCCGGGACAGACACCGCCGAGATCCGCGGCTTCGCCGAGGTGTACCGGGCGCAGGCCCGCATCGCCTATCAGCCGCCCGCGGACGTCAAGGCCCCCATCGCCCTGTTCAGGGCGGAGGAGGCGCTGGAGGATTTCCTGTCCGGGATGCCCGCGGCGCTGCGCGGCGATCCGCTCTGGGGCTGGGGGAATTTCAGCGCCGGCGCCCCGGTGCTGGAGCCGGTGCCGGGCAACCATCTGACCATGATGACGCCCCCCCATGCCGCCCCCCTGGCCGCCCGCCTGCACGCCGTGCTGTCGGCGTTCGAAGCCCGCGCCCCGTAG